A single Brassica napus cultivar Da-Ae unplaced genomic scaffold, Da-Ae ScsIHWf_2831;HRSCAF=3611, whole genome shotgun sequence DNA region contains:
- the LOC106453753 gene encoding uncharacterized mitochondrial protein AtMg00810-like, producing the protein MEASKSKIYVNNAFLHGDLDKEIYMLLPPGFRHTHPCKSYGDYLLFSYVKNGVEMHVLIYVDDLLICGNNNHMLQKFKDYLSCCFSMKDLGKLKYFHGLELSRGPDGFFISQCKYTLDIVSKTGNLGCKPAITPLEQGHQLDNPKLQSPLLAYPKLYRRLVRRLIYLSHTRSELSYAIHILTQFMHTPKEAHWEAALRVVRFMKGSIGQGILLKSDFDLSITVYCDADWSGCPRTRRSLSTYVVLLGGSPISWRTKKKDTVSHSSAEAEYIAMSDALKEIKWLRRLLKDWVLNNMCHHVSFVIVKL; encoded by the exons ATGGAAGCAAGCAAGTCGAAG ATATATGTTAACAACGCCTTCCTTCATGGTGACTTGGACAAAGAGATTTATATGTTGCTTCCTCCTGGCTTTCGTCACACGCATCCATGCAAG TCCTATGGTGATTACTTGTTGTTCTCTTACGTGAAAAATGGCGTTGAGATGCATGTTCTCATCTACGTAGATGATCTTTTAATCTGCGGCAACAACAATCACATGCTTcagaaatttaaagattatCTCAGTTGTTGCTTCTccatgaaagatcttggaaaactcAAATATTTCCATGGTCTCGAACTCAGCCGTGGACCAGATGGCTTCTTTATATCTCAATGCAAATACACACTCGACATTGTCAGTAAAACAGGTAATCTGGGTTGTAAACCAGCAATTACTCCTCTTGAACAAGGACATCAACTTGACAATCCTAAACTTCAGAGCCCTTTGCTTGCCTATCCGAAACTCTATCGTAGACTAGTCAGGCGGCTAATTTATCTTAGTCATACAAGATCTGAACTGAGCTATGCAATCCACATCTTAACTCAGTTCATGCACACTCCGAAAGAGGCTCACTGGGAGGCAGCACTTCGCGTGGTTAGGTTCATGAAGGGATCCATTGGCCAAGGAATTCTTCTCAAATCAGATTTTGATCTTTCTATAACAGTCTACTGTGATGCCGATTGGTCCGGTTGTCCTCGTACTCGTCGGTCTCTGAGCACTTATGTTGTTCTGCTTGGAGGCTCACCTATTTCTTggagaacaaagaaaaaagataCTGTTTCTCATTCATCAGCCGAGGCAGAGTACATAGCCATGTCAGATGCACTTAAAGAAATCAAATGGCTGCGACGTCTTTTGAAGGATTGGGTATTAAACAACATGTGCCATCACGTTTCTTTTGTGATAGTAAAGCTGTAA